From the genome of Hymenobacter cellulosilyticus, one region includes:
- a CDS encoding efflux RND transporter periplasmic adaptor subunit, with protein MKKTILALSYASGLLFLAGCGNKEADKPAGPPPATPVTLVSARATDAVYYDEYPATVVAINNVELRSQVAGFITGIFFKEGDVVTKGKTLYEIDRRKYEAAYQQALAGLRSTQAVVQNAKVNLDRYQRLAQQDAIARQIVDNAATSYATAQSQVAVAQAGVAAARTDLSYSLITAPFSGRIGISQVRLGSQVSPGSTLLNTISGEDPMGVDFVITESDLARFVDLQRTAGGRGDSTFRLDLPDGTRYDQPGKILAIDRGVNQQTGTVQIRVQFSNPKRQLKDGMSAVLRVLNRQSGRRLVIPFKAVVEQMGENFVFIAGDSSKARQRKVQLGPRLRDQIVIMEGIKEGDQVVTEGLNRLRDGGTIQAGTPAAAAGGPSAAAGAK; from the coding sequence ATGAAAAAAACGATTCTTGCCCTCTCCTACGCATCCGGCCTGCTGTTCTTGGCTGGCTGCGGCAACAAAGAGGCCGACAAGCCCGCCGGTCCGCCGCCGGCTACGCCCGTAACCCTGGTTTCGGCCCGCGCTACCGATGCGGTGTACTACGACGAATATCCGGCTACCGTGGTGGCCATCAATAACGTGGAGCTGCGCAGCCAGGTAGCGGGCTTCATTACCGGCATCTTCTTCAAGGAAGGCGACGTGGTGACCAAGGGCAAAACGCTCTATGAAATCGACCGGCGCAAGTACGAGGCGGCTTACCAGCAGGCTCTGGCGGGCCTGCGCAGCACCCAGGCCGTAGTACAGAACGCCAAGGTGAACCTGGACCGCTACCAGCGCCTGGCCCAGCAAGACGCCATTGCCCGCCAAATCGTCGATAACGCGGCTACCTCCTACGCCACGGCCCAGAGTCAGGTAGCAGTGGCCCAGGCGGGCGTGGCCGCCGCCCGCACCGACCTGAGCTATTCCCTGATTACGGCCCCGTTCTCGGGCCGCATCGGCATCTCGCAGGTGCGCCTGGGCTCCCAGGTTAGCCCGGGCTCGACGCTGCTCAACACCATTAGCGGCGAGGACCCGATGGGCGTGGATTTCGTGATTACCGAAAGTGACCTGGCCCGCTTTGTAGACTTGCAGCGCACCGCCGGCGGCCGCGGCGACTCTACTTTCCGCCTGGATCTGCCCGACGGCACCCGCTACGACCAGCCAGGCAAGATATTGGCCATCGACCGGGGTGTAAACCAGCAAACCGGGACCGTTCAGATTCGGGTGCAGTTCAGCAACCCCAAGCGCCAGCTCAAAGACGGCATGAGCGCCGTGCTGCGCGTGCTCAACCGGCAGTCGGGCCGCCGCCTTGTGATTCCCTTCAAGGCCGTGGTGGAGCAGATGGGCGAAAACTTCGTCTTCATCGCCGGCGACTCCAGCAAGGCCCGCCAGCGCAAGGTGCAGCTCGGCCCCCGCCTGCGCGACCAGATTGTGATTATGGAAGGCATCAAGGAAGGCGACCAAGTAGTAACCGAAGGCCTGAACCGCCTGCGCGACGGTGGTACTATCCAGGCCGGCACACCGGCTGCCGCCGCTGGTGGCCCGTCGGCGGCAGCTGGCGCCAAATAA
- a CDS encoding TolC family protein, whose protein sequence is MKKNQQAVWSLLGLFLLAPFLGLAQATAPPTSSQYSLEQCLQFALQNQPLLRQARIDEEANEATIRIGMAGWLPQVNLNATGQHYFQLPYTVFPNAEGVNVPRQIGLRNTSTVGIGATQAIYNNDVQLALRSARPSRQFYQQNSTTVRIDVVSNVSKAFYDVLLSQRQLDVLSEDIVRLQRSLKDAKARYDVGIVDKIDYKQAEISLNNSIVARKQAVEAIKAKSAYLKELMGLAGPQPLTLQYDTLRLMQDAVVDTAVAVDAANRIEVQQLQTQKVLQEAQISYYRWGFLPAVSAFGNYNSVFQNNNFGDLYSQRFPSSYAGLQLSLPIFQGGRRLQNLRRERLTDQRIDQDIVATRNRINTEFEQALASYKGYYADYLIGQRNLALSKEVYSVVDLQYREGIKTYLDVIVAQTTLRTAQLNYYSALFQVLSSKVDLLRAQGSLPIAY, encoded by the coding sequence ATGAAAAAAAATCAACAAGCTGTCTGGTCGTTACTTGGCCTTTTTCTGCTTGCTCCTTTCCTGGGTTTGGCCCAGGCTACCGCTCCCCCCACTTCCAGCCAGTACAGCCTGGAGCAGTGCCTGCAGTTTGCCCTGCAAAACCAGCCCCTGCTACGTCAGGCCCGCATCGATGAGGAAGCCAACGAGGCCACCATCCGCATCGGAATGGCCGGCTGGCTGCCCCAGGTAAATCTCAACGCCACCGGCCAGCACTACTTTCAGCTGCCCTACACCGTGTTTCCCAATGCCGAGGGCGTCAACGTGCCCCGGCAGATTGGCCTGCGCAACACTTCTACCGTGGGCATAGGCGCCACCCAGGCTATTTACAACAACGACGTGCAGCTGGCCCTGCGCAGCGCTCGGCCCTCGCGGCAGTTCTACCAGCAGAACTCCACCACCGTGCGCATCGACGTGGTGAGCAACGTGAGCAAGGCTTTCTACGACGTGCTGCTCTCCCAGCGCCAGCTCGACGTGCTCAGTGAGGACATCGTGCGGCTTCAGCGCAGCCTCAAAGACGCCAAGGCCCGCTACGACGTGGGCATCGTGGATAAGATTGACTACAAGCAGGCCGAAATTTCGCTGAACAACTCCATCGTGGCCCGCAAGCAGGCCGTGGAGGCCATCAAGGCTAAGTCGGCCTACCTGAAGGAGCTCATGGGCCTGGCCGGACCCCAACCCCTGACCCTGCAGTACGACACGCTGCGCCTGATGCAAGACGCGGTAGTGGATACGGCCGTGGCCGTGGACGCGGCCAACCGCATTGAAGTGCAGCAATTGCAAACCCAGAAAGTGTTGCAGGAAGCCCAGATCAGCTACTACCGCTGGGGCTTTTTACCGGCGGTTTCGGCCTTCGGCAACTACAACTCGGTGTTTCAGAACAACAACTTCGGCGACTTGTACAGCCAGCGCTTCCCCAGCTCCTACGCCGGCCTGCAGCTGAGTCTGCCCATCTTCCAGGGTGGGCGGCGCCTGCAGAACCTGCGCCGCGAGCGGCTCACCGACCAGCGCATCGATCAGGACATCGTTGCCACCCGCAACCGCATCAACACCGAGTTTGAGCAGGCCCTGGCTTCCTACAAAGGCTACTACGCCGACTACCTCATCGGGCAGCGCAACCTGGCCTTGTCCAAGGAAGTGTACTCGGTGGTGGACTTGCAGTACCGCGAGGGTATTAAGACCTACCTCGACGTGATTGTGGCCCAGACCACTCTACGCACGGCCCAGCTCAACTACTACAGCGCCCTGTTTCAGGTGCTCAGCAGCAAAGTAGACCTACTGCGTGCCCAGGGCAGCCTGCCTATTGCTTATTAG
- a CDS encoding TSUP family transporter — MTTSPLPTEVALPPLAPPGPAAPAGNNLFPIFLKLEKFRVLVVGGGAVGLEKLTAILGNSPATAVTVVSETFLPGILLLAEAHAQVQLRQHAYTHVDLVGHDIIFVATDNPVLNRGIKAHAGELGLLCNVADTPDECDFYLGSIVQKGDLKIAISTNGKSPTVAKRLRSVLADALPNELQEVLQHMTIIRGKLAGDFANKVKSLNAVTAELAGGPAYESPAAARWRKIATASLLAFAAMLVFNILSYYVTWDQVWGVATNARMFYIFVAIGFGAQIVDGLLGMGYGVVTAISLMSMNISPAAVSASIHTAEMFASGASGYHHYRFGNVNKKLFKVLLIPGVLGAVTGAYLLSRFGETYGAYVKPLLAIYLLLLGLRILTKAFTKPGARKKHKKLGLLAAAGGFLDSFGGGGWGPLVTSTLIAGGRTPQYVIGSVSVTEFFVTFASAFTFFATIGITHWQIILGLVVGGIAAAPFAARLAGRIPTRWMFVGVGLMVIVWSLWALRKLFM, encoded by the coding sequence ATGACCACCTCGCCTCTTCCTACCGAAGTAGCCCTGCCGCCGCTGGCTCCGCCCGGCCCGGCCGCACCGGCGGGCAACAACCTGTTTCCCATCTTCCTCAAGCTCGAGAAGTTTCGGGTGCTGGTGGTGGGCGGCGGAGCCGTGGGCCTGGAAAAGCTGACGGCAATTCTGGGCAATAGCCCGGCTACGGCCGTTACGGTGGTCAGTGAGACGTTTCTACCCGGCATTCTGCTGCTGGCTGAGGCCCACGCGCAGGTGCAGCTGCGCCAGCACGCCTACACCCACGTCGACCTGGTGGGCCACGACATCATCTTTGTGGCCACCGACAACCCCGTGCTCAACCGCGGCATCAAGGCCCACGCCGGGGAGTTGGGTTTGCTCTGCAACGTGGCCGACACGCCCGACGAGTGCGACTTTTACCTGGGCTCCATCGTGCAGAAAGGCGACCTGAAAATTGCCATTTCCACCAACGGGAAGTCGCCCACGGTAGCCAAGCGCCTGCGTTCTGTGTTAGCCGACGCCCTGCCCAACGAGCTGCAGGAAGTGTTGCAGCACATGACCATTATCCGGGGCAAGCTAGCCGGCGACTTTGCCAATAAGGTGAAGTCCTTGAACGCCGTAACGGCCGAGCTGGCCGGCGGGCCGGCGTATGAGTCGCCGGCGGCGGCGCGCTGGCGCAAGATTGCCACGGCCTCCCTGCTGGCTTTTGCGGCCATGCTGGTCTTCAACATTCTCTCGTATTACGTTACCTGGGACCAGGTCTGGGGCGTGGCTACCAATGCCCGGATGTTTTACATCTTCGTGGCCATCGGCTTCGGCGCCCAGATTGTGGATGGTCTGCTGGGCATGGGCTACGGCGTAGTAACGGCCATTAGTCTGATGAGCATGAATATTTCGCCGGCAGCGGTAAGTGCCAGTATTCACACCGCCGAAATGTTTGCCAGCGGAGCCTCGGGCTACCACCACTACCGCTTCGGCAACGTGAACAAGAAGCTGTTCAAAGTGCTGCTGATTCCGGGCGTGCTCGGGGCCGTGACGGGAGCTTACCTGTTGTCGCGCTTCGGCGAAACCTACGGTGCCTACGTGAAACCGCTGTTGGCCATCTACCTGCTGCTGCTGGGGCTGCGCATACTTACCAAGGCCTTTACTAAGCCCGGAGCGCGCAAGAAGCACAAGAAGCTGGGGCTGCTGGCGGCCGCCGGCGGCTTCCTCGACTCCTTCGGCGGCGGCGGCTGGGGCCCTCTGGTAACCAGCACCCTGATTGCCGGGGGCCGCACGCCGCAGTACGTCATCGGCTCGGTCAGCGTCACGGAGTTTTTCGTCACGTTTGCCAGCGCCTTCACGTTTTTTGCCACCATCGGCATTACCCACTGGCAGATTATCCTGGGCTTGGTGGTGGGAGGCATAGCCGCGGCCCCGTTTGCCGCCCGCCTGGCGGGCCGCATTCCTACCCGCTGGATGTTTGTGGGCGTGGGCCTGATGGTAATTGTGTGGAGTCTGTGGGCCCTGCGCAAGCTGTTTATGTAA
- the cysI gene encoding assimilatory sulfite reductase (NADPH) hemoprotein subunit: protein MAETIKLSEVEHVKGASNYLRGTIDESLQNRVTGALNPDDTHLIKFHGSYQQTDRDLESERKRQKLEPLYSFMIRVRVPGGVASADQWQRMDALSDAYANGTLKLTTRQTFQLHGVLKRNLQQTIAGFNQVLMDSIAGCGDVNRNVMCSSNPQESELHRQVYEASVAISNHLTPRTTAYWDLWLNGESTYSSAINEGEQEDFEPIYGKTYLPRKFKIALAVPPTNDADVFANDIGLIAIEHKGQLLGFNVAIGGGMGMTFGMPETYPRLADVIGFVPAEKVVDVCEKVLTIQRDWGNRENRKFSRLKYTIDKFGLDAFVTELHQRLGYELTPARPYHFETSGDAFGWSGGKDGQAHVTLFIEGGRVYDKPGYLLKTALREIAGFHTGEFRLTGNQNLTIANVSPKHRSRLQAILEEHGVWSKTEKQTALRLNSLACVALNTCSLAFAEAERYLPQLLDRIDQVIRANNLTDDGILIRMTGCPNGCARPYLGEIGLVGKAIGRYNLYLGANHAGERLNKLYKEMLDEDGILRELTPLLEAYAAERQPAERFGDFVVRRGVVAATTHGQNFHA from the coding sequence ATGGCTGAGACTATCAAGCTGTCCGAAGTCGAGCACGTCAAGGGTGCCAGCAACTACCTGCGCGGCACCATCGACGAGAGCCTGCAAAACCGCGTGACGGGCGCCCTGAACCCGGACGACACCCACCTGATCAAGTTTCACGGCTCCTACCAGCAAACCGACCGGGACCTGGAAAGTGAGCGGAAGCGCCAGAAGCTCGAACCGCTCTACTCCTTCATGATTCGGGTGCGCGTGCCCGGCGGCGTGGCCTCGGCCGACCAGTGGCAGCGCATGGACGCCCTGAGCGACGCCTACGCCAACGGCACGCTCAAGCTCACCACCCGCCAGACTTTCCAACTCCACGGCGTGCTCAAGCGCAACCTGCAGCAAACCATAGCCGGCTTCAACCAGGTGCTCATGGACAGCATTGCGGGCTGCGGCGACGTGAACCGTAACGTGATGTGCAGCTCGAATCCGCAGGAATCGGAGCTGCACCGACAGGTGTACGAGGCCTCGGTAGCCATCAGCAACCACCTCACGCCCCGCACCACGGCCTACTGGGATTTGTGGCTGAACGGCGAATCGACCTACTCCAGCGCCATCAACGAGGGCGAGCAGGAAGACTTCGAGCCGATTTACGGCAAGACCTACCTGCCCCGCAAGTTCAAAATTGCCCTGGCCGTGCCGCCGACGAATGATGCCGACGTGTTTGCCAACGACATTGGCCTGATTGCCATTGAGCACAAAGGTCAACTGCTGGGCTTCAACGTAGCCATCGGCGGCGGCATGGGTATGACGTTCGGGATGCCCGAAACGTACCCGCGCCTGGCCGACGTCATCGGCTTCGTACCAGCCGAGAAAGTGGTAGACGTGTGCGAAAAGGTGCTGACCATTCAGCGCGACTGGGGCAACCGCGAAAACCGCAAGTTCAGCCGCCTCAAGTACACCATCGACAAGTTCGGCCTCGACGCCTTCGTAACCGAGCTGCACCAGCGTCTGGGCTACGAGCTGACTCCAGCCCGGCCTTACCATTTTGAAACCTCCGGCGACGCCTTCGGGTGGAGCGGCGGCAAAGACGGCCAGGCCCACGTGACGCTCTTCATCGAGGGCGGCCGGGTGTACGACAAGCCGGGCTACCTACTCAAAACCGCCCTGCGCGAAATTGCCGGCTTCCACACCGGCGAGTTTCGCCTGACCGGCAACCAGAACCTGACCATTGCCAACGTCAGCCCCAAGCACCGCAGTCGGCTGCAGGCTATTCTGGAGGAACATGGGGTGTGGAGCAAGACCGAAAAGCAGACCGCGCTGCGGCTTAACTCCCTGGCTTGCGTTGCGTTAAACACTTGTTCTCTGGCATTTGCGGAAGCCGAGCGTTATCTTCCGCAGCTCCTCGACCGGATTGACCAGGTCATCCGGGCCAACAACCTGACCGACGACGGCATCCTGATCCGGATGACGGGCTGCCCCAACGGCTGCGCCCGGCCTTACCTGGGCGAAATCGGGCTGGTGGGCAAAGCAATTGGCCGATATAACCTATACTTAGGAGCCAATCACGCTGGTGAGCGGCTCAACAAGCTCTACAAAGAGATGCTCGACGAAGACGGAATCCTGCGGGAGCTCACGCCCCTGCTCGAAGCCTACGCCGCTGAGCGTCAGCCCGCCGAGCGTTTCGGCGACTTCGTTGTTCGCCGCGGCGTCGTGGCCGCTACCACCCACGGGCAGAACTTCCACGCCTAG
- a CDS encoding DUF2490 domain-containing protein, whose amino-acid sequence MKRLPLLTILLFLLATAPLHAQKEYVREQQTWLGVFNQTRFSQHWGSWTDLHLRLHDHFVESAFQSVARFGLTYYLTDDVRLTGGYAYVHHFPDGARTIAQAEHRPWQQVQWFTKFPKARLMQWVRLEERFRRTIRSNERLDEFDFNYRTRYNAALFVPLSKRGFEPGGVQFLLNNEVMMNFGKEIRLNYFDQNRLFAGLVYQINKHAQLQGGYMHLFQQLPAGNVYRNQHTIRLFYFHNFDLRPAVATAPTPAPPSPVTPQP is encoded by the coding sequence ATGAAACGCCTGCCGCTGCTTACCATCCTATTGTTCCTCCTGGCCACGGCTCCGCTGCACGCCCAGAAAGAGTATGTGCGGGAGCAGCAAACCTGGCTGGGCGTATTCAACCAGACGCGCTTTTCCCAGCACTGGGGCTCCTGGACCGATTTGCACCTGCGCCTGCACGACCATTTTGTGGAGTCGGCTTTCCAGAGCGTGGCCCGCTTCGGGCTGACTTACTACCTCACCGACGACGTGCGCCTGACCGGGGGCTACGCCTACGTACACCACTTCCCCGACGGGGCCCGCACCATCGCGCAGGCCGAGCACCGGCCCTGGCAGCAGGTGCAGTGGTTCACGAAGTTCCCGAAGGCCCGGCTCATGCAGTGGGTGCGACTGGAGGAGCGGTTCCGCCGCACAATTCGCAGCAACGAGCGGCTCGACGAGTTCGACTTCAACTACCGCACCCGCTACAACGCGGCGTTGTTTGTGCCGCTTAGCAAGCGCGGTTTCGAGCCGGGCGGGGTGCAGTTTCTGCTCAACAACGAGGTGATGATGAATTTCGGCAAGGAAATCCGCCTCAATTACTTCGACCAGAACCGGCTGTTTGCCGGCCTGGTGTATCAGATTAACAAGCACGCCCAGCTGCAGGGCGGCTACATGCACTTGTTTCAGCAGCTGCCGGCCGGCAATGTGTACCGCAACCAGCACACCATCCGGCTTTTCTACTTCCACAATTTCGACTTGCGGCCCGCCGTAGCCACGGCGCCTACGCCTGCTCCTCCTTCCCCTGTAACTCCCCAACCGTAA